The following DNA comes from Bombus pascuorum chromosome 3, iyBomPasc1.1, whole genome shotgun sequence.
TAACAGGGAAAGATACACTTGCCGCAGAGCTTCGTAACCAGGTGGATGATCTTCAGTACGAGCTGAATAAAGTGAGAGCGCGTAATGATAAATTAGAACATCACCTTGGAGAAGCAATTGAGAAACTAAAAGCGTTTCAACAAATACATGGTACAGATGAAAAAGGAAGTAATAAACCCAATACTTTAGTTGCTTCAAGTGTGTCACAGACAAAGGTATAATATTCTGTTGTCTatcactttttatttaaaatcaatgtatatatttaattctgtTTCGTATCATATAGCTCGAAGATTTACAAAGAGAATTGGAAGAAACCAGAGAGTTAGCTAATAACAGGTTACAAGAACTGGATAAACTACATCAACAGCATCGAGATGCATTGaaagaagtagaaaaattaaaaatggatGTGAGTTCTTTGGTTTTTGTACACACGTTTATGGTGTCCAGTATGGAATGTAAATTAATGTCTTGTGCAATAAATACCCATGTAGTACTTGCTTTTGCTGATTTCTTGTGTTTTACTTCTTTACATTTGAATAAAGTACACGTAAGAAAAATTGGGTGGAAGCCTATTTGATATTGTGATCAAATGTTGTTTTCACTTCgaaaatatcttatatttgCAGATACGACAACTTCCAGAATCGGTAATTGTTGAGACGACTGAATACAAATGTTTACAATCGCAATTTTCTGTATTATACAATGAATCAATGCAATTGAAAACACAATTAGATGATGCTCGTCAGCAACTGCAATCCAGTAAAAACGCTCATTTACGGCATATTGAAATGATGGAGGCAAgtgcattttattttatttatttttcttctttcattataaaattatataaaaataatatttatttgttaatattttcagaGCGAAGAATTGATGGCACAAAAAAAACTACGTGGAGAATGCATACAATTGGAAGATGTTTTGGCTCAATTACGAAAAGAATATGAAATGTTAAGAATTgaatttgaacaaaatttaGCTGCAAACGAGCAAACAGGACCGATAAATCGAGAAATGAGACATTTGATCACATCTTTGCAAAATCACAATCAACAGCTTAAAGGCGAGGTTCATCGTTATAAACGGAAGTACAAAGAAGCTTCATCCGAAATACCGAAAGTATGTATATCattgatttcaaattatttaaggAGAGTGTATTAACAGAAGAATGAAAGTATTTACAGTTGATATCCGTGCTTTGTCGTAgctaaagaaagaaattgaggAACTAACGACGAAGTTGGGCCAACAAACATCCCAGGAGAACAAAGAAGGGAATAATTCAGATGGCAGTGGAAAAGAGGAAGATGCATCAAATTCTCTTCCAGGTTCTACACAGGTAAAATAATTCCTTTAAGGGAACTTATATTTCCAAAGTGCGTTATAGAAATAAGTTTCTGGGAGTTAGATAGCTTTTGTGTTAATATAGATAAAGGAAGAGAGCGGAGTTTCAATAAAAAGAGAATCtggagaagaagaagtagaaaCTATCGAAGTtggagaaggagaaggaaacAAAGGTACTCCAGATTCTTTGACATTAACGTCTCCAactttaaagaaagaaaaagatattaaacgtgaaaaagatataaagaagGAAACTGTCAAAACCGAACATCGCGATCCTGCTCATCGTGCCAAAGACACGAAAGTAGCGGAATCAGAACTTGTTAGAGATCTGAAAGCGCAACTAAAGTATGTCATATGTCCATatactaaattttaaattaatcactATCATAATTTACATTTGATCATTCTAATTACAGAAAGGCTGtgaatgaaatgaaagaaatgaaattattattagacatGTACAAAGGTGTTGGAAAAGAACAAAGAGATAAAGTGCAATTAATGGCAGCTGAACGGAAAACGAGAGCAGAATTAGATGAATTACGCCAAcagataaagaaaattcagGTATTTGTGCAAGTAGACTTTTAATTGCgaatcttttatcttttttaaaattttttgaataagCTTATATTTTCAGGAAAGTAAGAGAGAAGAGCGTAAAAAGTTGGCAGATGAAGATGCACAAATAAAGATTAAGAAACTAGAAGAACAAGCATACACTCTTCAGCGTCAAGTTGCTTCTCAAAAGCAggtaactttatatatttgataaattctataaaatacgaattttatttaaaactgtTGAACTATCGGTAATGCTAAACAGAATTGTGTGTGGTTTCAGGAGGAGGAGGCTCTTTTGAACGAAATGGAGGTAACTGGGCAAGCTTTTGAAGACATGCAAGAACAGAATTCTAGGCTAATTCAACAATTACGTGAAAAAGATGATGCAAATTTTAAACTTATGAcagaaagaattaaaagtaatCAATTACACAAATTAGCTAGAGAGGAGAAAGATGTTTTAAAAGAACAAGTTTCTACATTAACAACTCAAGTCGAAGCTGCTAATGTCGTCGTTCGTAAATTAGAAGAGAAGGAGCGCCTTTTACAAAATTCCCTTGCTACTGTTGAAAAAGAATTGGCTTTGAGGCAACAGGCAATGGAAATGCATAAAAGAAAAGCTATCGAAAGTGCCCAGTCTGCAGCTGATTTAAAACTTCATCTTggtaagaaatttatttaatgatacttgtaattgttttataaaaatatctttcatatattttgaatgttatgtagaaaaatatcattCTCAAATGAAAGAAGCACAACAAGTTGTAGCTGAAAAAACTAGTTCTTTGGAAGCAGAAgcatataaaacaaaaagattaCAGGTAATATTAACAcctcaaataatatattttatatatttcataggaAATGTTACaggatgaaaattattttattcaagttATTGCTAACACTGCTATATCTCATTATAGGAAGAAATAGCTCAATTGAGACGTAAAGTTGAAAgaatgaagaaaatagaacttgCTGAAACATTGGATGAAGTAATGGCTGAGGAGCTTCGAGAATATAAGGAAACACTTACTTGTCCTTCCTGTAAAGTTAAACGTAAAGATGCGGTTCTAACAAAATGTTTTCACGTATTTTGTTGGGATTGTTTACGTACACGATATGAGACTAGGCAACGAAAATGTCCAAAATGTAATTGCGCTTTTGGAGCTAATGATTATCatcgtttatatttatctacatGAAGAAGGAAagcttaaattattaaaattcatgtgTCTCTCAGCTGACATTGTGTAAatccttctttctcttacaATGTGcatcttttcttatattttctatttattgtTGTGATCATtggtaaatgaaaaatacagttGCACATGTCTTGTAAAGAAAGGAGGCTGAAAAagcaaattttgtaaaaaaattttgactatttcttcgaatgtgatataaaaaatagtactgcatttttaatctattttgTGATGATTTCACTGAAtaagatattattttcataaattttatgtaagatcaaatcttacaaaatgtgttttggtttttttgtttttctttcttttggcAGTAACACAATGGATAAGATATTGTAACACTAAAATGTATGATAattttagatataaaatttggcgcttgtatgaaatttattcataaagttagaaaatttgaattgaaGAGTAGATTCAATTTTATGAATGGTTCAAAATAGCAggtatattgtaatatattataaatagacATTTAAAGTATCGTAAtttcataaagaaataaaaacatttgtttgacaattattattttataaaaagtcctttatttaaaatactaaaGGACATTTAGCTTTGTAAGAATCACTTGATATTATCCTTTTctcgagaaattgaaatat
Coding sequences within:
- the LOC132905103 gene encoding E3 ubiquitin-protein ligase Bre1 codes for the protein MSKRPVDSGDSGSQPPIKKVQFEPILIGPISTLEEMDMKVLQFQNKKLAQRLEQRHRVEAELRQRIEQLEKRQMQDDAVLNVVNRYWNQLNEDIRVLLQRFDAETADESENKNESEATTSFLMQLSSWDKEELDDKLANRVQVSKRAVSKVVQAFDRLSQRNEKITLALKGEFDGDEAPNIDEVVRRANSEIQMENRNLQAINIQLHEKYHTISLKMSELQDTITGKDTLAAELRNQVDDLQYELNKVRARNDKLEHHLGEAIEKLKAFQQIHGTDEKGSNKPNTLVASSVSQTKLEDLQRELEETRELANNRLQELDKLHQQHRDALKEVEKLKMDIRQLPESVIVETTEYKCLQSQFSVLYNESMQLKTQLDDARQQLQSSKNAHLRHIEMMESEELMAQKKLRGECIQLEDVLAQLRKEYEMLRIEFEQNLAANEQTGPINREMRHLITSLQNHNQQLKGEVHRYKRKYKEASSEIPKLKKEIEELTTKLGQQTSQENKEGNNSDGSGKEEDASNSLPGSTQIKEESGVSIKRESGEEEVETIEVGEGEGNKGTPDSLTLTSPTLKKEKDIKREKDIKKETVKTEHRDPAHRAKDTKVAESELVRDLKAQLKKAVNEMKEMKLLLDMYKGVGKEQRDKVQLMAAERKTRAELDELRQQIKKIQESKREERKKLADEDAQIKIKKLEEQAYTLQRQVASQKQEEEALLNEMEVTGQAFEDMQEQNSRLIQQLREKDDANFKLMTERIKSNQLHKLAREEKDVLKEQVSTLTTQVEAANVVVRKLEEKERLLQNSLATVEKELALRQQAMEMHKRKAIESAQSAADLKLHLEKYHSQMKEAQQVVAEKTSSLEAEAYKTKRLQEEIAQLRRKVERMKKIELAETLDEVMAEELREYKETLTCPSCKVKRKDAVLTKCFHVFCWDCLRTRYETRQRKCPKCNCAFGANDYHRLYLST